From one Gemmatimonas sp. UBA7669 genomic stretch:
- a CDS encoding VOC family protein, whose amino-acid sequence MIFPNMAVADVERAKQFFSALGFSFNPQFTDHNAACMVVNELACVMLLKAEFFRTFTTRTPVDTRTHLESLIAIELESRDAVDAMVKTALANGGQSAMPPQDHGFMYQHSFLDPDGHQWEPFYMDPSHVQPMS is encoded by the coding sequence ATGATCTTTCCCAACATGGCCGTGGCCGACGTCGAGCGCGCCAAGCAGTTCTTCTCCGCGCTCGGCTTCAGCTTCAACCCGCAGTTCACGGACCACAATGCGGCCTGCATGGTGGTCAATGAGTTGGCCTGCGTCATGCTGCTGAAGGCGGAGTTCTTCCGCACCTTCACCACGCGCACGCCAGTCGACACACGCACACACCTCGAGTCGCTCATTGCCATCGAGCTCGAGAGCCGCGACGCAGTCGACGCCATGGTGAAGACCGCGTTGGCCAACGGCGGACAATCAGCCATGCCCCCGCAGGATCACGGGTTCATGTATCAGCACAGCTTTCTCGATCCCGACGGCCATCAGTGGGAGCCGTTTTATATGGATCCGTCGCATGTGCAGCCCATGAGCTGA